Proteins from one Orenia marismortui DSM 5156 genomic window:
- the pfkA gene encoding 6-phosphofructokinase codes for MKKIAVLTSGGDAPGMNAAVRAVVRKAIYDGVEVIGVNRGYAGVIDGDFVKLDKSSVSDIIQRGGTFLRSARCDEFRTKEGRQKAAEQLKKEGVEGLIVIGGDGSFTGAMLLNEETGIRTIGVPATIDNDIACTDDAIGYDTAMNTIIDAISKIRDTASSHERAFVIEAMGRHAGFLTLAAGLAGGAESILVPEMKFDMDKVCENIQAGYEEGKIHSIILVAEGVEMDGQEFTTNRDVNESNAFLIGKEINERTGFETRVSILGHIQRGGSPTGRDRLLASRLGAASVNALLSGETNKMVGLIHNKVEIAEIRDAIEGNKEFDEELYELANILSI; via the coding sequence ATGAAGAAGATAGCTGTGCTAACTAGTGGTGGGGATGCACCAGGGATGAACGCTGCTGTTAGAGCAGTAGTTAGAAAAGCGATTTATGATGGTGTAGAGGTAATAGGTGTAAATAGAGGTTATGCTGGAGTTATTGATGGTGATTTTGTAAAGTTAGATAAGAGTTCTGTTAGTGATATTATTCAACGAGGTGGAACTTTCTTACGCTCTGCACGTTGTGATGAGTTTAGAACTAAAGAAGGCCGTCAAAAAGCTGCTGAACAACTTAAAAAAGAAGGTGTTGAAGGTTTAATAGTTATTGGTGGAGATGGTTCTTTTACTGGAGCGATGCTATTAAACGAAGAGACTGGAATTAGAACTATTGGAGTTCCTGCTACTATTGATAATGATATTGCCTGTACAGATGATGCAATTGGATATGATACTGCAATGAATACTATTATTGACGCAATTTCCAAGATTCGTGATACAGCCAGTTCTCATGAGAGAGCTTTTGTTATCGAAGCTATGGGTCGTCATGCTGGATTCTTAACTTTAGCTGCTGGATTAGCTGGTGGTGCTGAATCCATCTTAGTTCCAGAGATGAAGTTTGATATGGATAAAGTTTGTGAGAATATTCAAGCTGGATATGAAGAAGGTAAGATTCATAGTATTATCTTAGTTGCTGAAGGTGTAGAGATGGATGGACAAGAATTCACTACAAATAGAGATGTTAATGAAAGTAATGCTTTCTTAATTGGTAAAGAAATTAATGAAAGAACTGGATTTGAAACAAGAGTTTCTATTTTGGGTCATATTCAACGTGGTGGCTCACCTACTGGTCGAGATAGACTATTAGCTAGTAGATTAGGAGCAGCTTCAGTAAATGCGCTATTGTCTGGAGAGACAAATAAGATGGTAGGGTTAATACATAATAAGGTTGAAATAGCAGAGATCAGAGATGCTATTGAGGGTAATAAAGAATTTGATGAAGAATTATATGAATTAGCTAACATTTTATCAATATAA
- the accA gene encoding acetyl-CoA carboxylase carboxyl transferase subunit alpha, which produces MPNNYLDFEKPLIELEEKVNELKEFMQEKDIDLTDEIERLKTRSETLREEIFSQLEPWQMLQIARHPERPTTLDYINLVCDEFIELHGDRQFGDDKALVGGIGKIDDIPVTILGHQKGKTTKENLERNFGMAHPEGYRKALRLMKQAEKFNRPIIAIINTAGAYPGLGAEERGQAEAIAKNMMEMSGIRVPIIVIVVGEGGSGGALGIGVGDKVLMLEYTYYSVCSPEACAAILWKDSKEAKTAAKALKITAKDLINLGVVDDIISEPPGGAHKDYKLSAKLIKEEILKEINSLQKFTPEELLDMRYNKFRAMGQIKENVEKIIDET; this is translated from the coding sequence ATGCCTAATAATTATCTAGATTTTGAAAAACCTCTTATTGAATTAGAAGAAAAAGTGAATGAACTTAAGGAGTTTATGCAAGAAAAAGATATAGATTTAACAGATGAAATAGAGAGATTGAAGACAAGATCTGAAACATTACGAGAAGAAATATTTTCTCAGTTAGAGCCTTGGCAAATGTTACAGATTGCTAGACATCCAGAACGTCCAACTACACTAGATTATATTAATCTAGTTTGTGATGAATTTATCGAACTCCATGGTGATAGACAATTTGGAGATGATAAAGCATTAGTTGGAGGGATTGGAAAGATTGATGATATTCCTGTAACTATTTTAGGACATCAAAAAGGTAAGACAACTAAAGAAAATCTTGAGAGAAACTTTGGGATGGCACATCCTGAAGGGTATCGTAAAGCTTTAAGATTGATGAAACAGGCTGAAAAGTTTAATCGACCAATTATCGCTATAATTAATACTGCAGGTGCTTATCCTGGGCTTGGAGCTGAAGAACGTGGCCAAGCGGAAGCGATTGCAAAGAATATGATGGAGATGTCTGGAATTAGAGTTCCAATTATTGTAATTGTTGTTGGTGAAGGAGGTAGTGGAGGTGCTTTAGGTATAGGTGTAGGTGACAAAGTTTTAATGTTAGAATATACATATTATTCTGTTTGTTCGCCAGAAGCTTGTGCTGCAATCTTATGGAAAGATTCTAAAGAAGCAAAAACTGCTGCTAAAGCTTTAAAGATTACAGCTAAAGATTTAATTAACTTAGGAGTGGTGGATGATATTATATCTGAACCACCAGGAGGGGCACACAAAGATTACAAGCTTAGTGCTAAATTAATAAAAGAAGAAATTTTAAAAGAAATAAATTCGCTACAGAAATTTACTCCAGAGGAATTATTAGACATGAGATATAATAAGTTTAGAGCTATGGGGCAAATTAAAGAAAATGTAGAGAAAATTATAGATGAAACATAA
- the accD gene encoding acetyl-CoA carboxylase, carboxyltransferase subunit beta, whose product MLKDFFGKSKYVTVERKGQSVRKDNRKNKEDRREMPDDLWTKCKECKDIIFNKKLAESLKVCPNCGYHFRLTATERLSLLVDENNFEEYDVDLEAANPLDFPNYEKKVKKYQKRTGLKDAVISGIGSIDGHAVSLAALDSRFLMGSMNSVVGEKLTLAIERAIDQEIPLVIVAGGGGGARMYEGMLSLMQMAKTSAALKRLDQAGELFVSILTDPTYGGISASFASLGDINIAEPGAKIGFAGPRVIKQTINRDLPEGFQTAEFLLEHGMIDKVVKRSNLKATLAKILDIHYPNNLRGEQDA is encoded by the coding sequence TTGCTGAAGGATTTCTTTGGGAAATCTAAGTATGTAACTGTAGAGAGAAAAGGTCAAAGCGTAAGAAAAGACAATAGAAAAAATAAAGAAGATAGGCGAGAGATGCCTGATGATTTGTGGACTAAGTGTAAAGAATGTAAAGATATTATCTTTAATAAAAAATTGGCTGAGAGTTTAAAAGTTTGTCCAAATTGTGGTTATCATTTTAGATTAACTGCTACTGAAAGATTATCATTATTAGTAGATGAGAATAATTTTGAAGAGTATGATGTAGATTTAGAGGCAGCTAATCCACTTGATTTTCCTAATTATGAGAAAAAGGTTAAAAAGTATCAAAAGCGAACAGGATTAAAAGATGCAGTAATTAGTGGAATAGGCAGCATAGATGGACATGCTGTTTCTTTGGCTGCTCTTGATTCTAGGTTCTTGATGGGGAGTATGAATTCCGTTGTGGGTGAGAAGCTTACTCTTGCTATAGAAAGAGCTATTGATCAGGAGATTCCTTTAGTTATTGTTGCTGGTGGTGGCGGTGGTGCTCGTATGTATGAAGGAATGCTTTCTTTAATGCAGATGGCAAAGACAAGTGCTGCTTTAAAAAGGCTGGATCAGGCTGGTGAATTATTTGTTTCTATATTAACTGATCCAACTTATGGTGGTATTTCAGCAAGTTTTGCTTCTTTAGGTGATATTAATATTGCTGAACCAGGAGCAAAGATTGGATTTGCTGGACCAAGAGTTATCAAGCAGACGATTAATCGTGATCTACCAGAAGGTTTTCAAACTGCTGAATTCTTATTAGAGCATGGCATGATAGATAAAGTAGTTAAAAGATCTAATTTGAAAGCAACCTTAGCTAAAATATTAGATATTCATTATCCAAATAATTTGAGAGGTGAACAAGATGCCTAA
- a CDS encoding PP2C family protein-serine/threonine phosphatase yields the protein MRKENSKILTNFVTESGNFKKNRDYFAYVELDDMVCWVLADGLDSAQDILSAEIVAGSILNEFTEKPSMKRRAVKRYIKHANQALINESRIIKLHSTVLVVVSDYTSFVVGSVGNTRLYHFRKGKILTKTKDQSVAQMMLEVDKIREKELNQHKERNNLTNYLGQKGKIKINVSKKQQLKDDDTLLMCTSGFWENARDNEILDVIKEASDVEEITENLEDSILSKANNTLDNYTMVSLAIKKAFKEKVGKKRSYKKIAAILIPILILTGGFFTYKKIKNVKAMKTARIKKEKMKLKRLAGAIKNEKEGNKLYQEKQYEEALKKYQQVKLTYAQVKSERKLEAIKQKIDTIKMIITGQNLEEEGDEKFNSQEYKKALSKYNKAQLTYLKIKDYSLEEIESKISKSEIILKGVRYEEEADVFFKSDKFMLAKEKYTIALQIYTKNNLSQKEKAVEERIIEAEKMIQQGDKLKRARAIELEGDNLFQAEDFKQSNLKYLEAKVIYSGLNMTEKINKINNKINKVSITKLSKEAREYEELGDMCMQSEEKNYDEAIFNYRQAKKIYSKINMTKRIEKTDYKINNAIIVQKYTKAEEYEAIADKNFKEEEYEEAISNYEQANNIYSEINKDKDCQRIEDKIKETKEKKKKFLFFF from the coding sequence ATGAGAAAAGAGAATAGTAAGATCCTAACAAATTTTGTAACTGAGTCGGGTAATTTTAAAAAGAATAGAGATTACTTTGCTTATGTAGAGCTTGATGATATGGTATGTTGGGTATTAGCCGATGGATTAGATTCAGCTCAGGATATTTTAAGTGCAGAGATTGTAGCAGGAAGTATACTCAATGAATTTACCGAAAAACCTTCAATGAAGAGAAGAGCGGTGAAGAGATATATAAAACATGCTAATCAAGCTTTAATCAATGAAAGTAGAATTATTAAATTACATTCAACAGTATTAGTTGTTGTAAGTGATTATACATCTTTTGTGGTAGGAAGTGTAGGTAATACAAGGCTCTATCATTTCAGAAAAGGGAAGATATTAACTAAAACTAAGGATCAGAGTGTTGCTCAAATGATGTTAGAAGTAGATAAAATAAGAGAGAAAGAATTAAATCAACATAAAGAAAGGAATAATTTAACTAACTATTTGGGGCAAAAGGGTAAAATTAAAATTAATGTAAGTAAAAAGCAGCAATTAAAGGATGATGATACATTGTTAATGTGTACTTCTGGCTTTTGGGAAAATGCTAGAGATAATGAGATTTTAGATGTAATAAAAGAAGCAAGTGATGTTGAAGAAATCACAGAAAATTTAGAAGATAGTATATTAAGTAAAGCAAATAATACTTTAGACAATTATACTATGGTTTCTTTAGCTATTAAGAAAGCATTTAAAGAGAAGGTAGGTAAAAAGAGATCTTATAAGAAGATTGCTGCAATATTAATACCTATTTTGATCTTAACTGGAGGTTTCTTTACTTATAAAAAGATAAAAAATGTAAAGGCAATGAAAACAGCTAGAATTAAGAAGGAAAAGATGAAACTAAAAAGATTGGCTGGAGCAATAAAGAATGAAAAAGAAGGAAATAAGTTATATCAGGAAAAGCAGTATGAAGAAGCTTTAAAGAAATATCAGCAAGTAAAGTTGACTTATGCCCAAGTTAAAAGTGAAAGAAAGCTAGAAGCAATTAAGCAAAAAATAGATACTATTAAAATGATCATTACTGGTCAGAATTTAGAAGAAGAAGGTGATGAGAAATTTAATAGCCAAGAATATAAGAAAGCATTAAGTAAATATAATAAGGCTCAATTAACTTATTTAAAGATTAAAGATTATAGTTTAGAGGAGATAGAAAGTAAAATATCAAAATCTGAAATCATACTGAAGGGTGTTAGATATGAAGAGGAAGCAGATGTCTTCTTTAAATCAGATAAATTTATGTTGGCTAAAGAAAAATATACTATAGCACTTCAGATCTATACTAAGAATAATTTGTCCCAGAAGGAAAAAGCAGTAGAAGAGAGGATAATTGAAGCAGAAAAGATGATTCAGCAAGGAGATAAGCTCAAAAGAGCAAGAGCAATTGAATTAGAAGGTGATAATTTATTCCAAGCAGAAGATTTTAAACAGTCTAATTTGAAGTACTTAGAAGCTAAAGTAATTTATTCAGGATTAAATATGACAGAAAAGATAAATAAAATTAATAATAAAATCAATAAAGTTTCTATCACAAAATTATCTAAAGAAGCTAGAGAGTATGAAGAATTAGGCGATATGTGTATGCAGTCAGAAGAGAAAAATTATGATGAAGCAATCTTTAATTATAGGCAAGCTAAAAAGATATATTCTAAGATAAATATGACAAAAAGGATTGAAAAGACAGACTATAAAATCAATAATGCGATTATTGTACAAAAGTACACTAAAGCAGAAGAATATGAAGCAATAGCTGATAAGAACTTTAAAGAAGAAGAATATGAAGAAGCTATATCTAATTATGAACAGGCCAATAATATCTATTCTGAAATAAATAAGGATAAGGATTGTCAGAGAATTGAAGATAAAATAAAAGAAACCAAAGAGAAAAAGAAGAAATTTTTATTCTTCTTTTAG
- a CDS encoding serine/threonine protein kinase gives MTNNCQELDYIYLPKEVMLKDKYLIKKSLADRSNMSIVYLANDLVDQKEVVIKEFFIRNLALRDLDGKSIVCNNPLFKDKFRKAKEAFLDEGRLMKRLENEYIAQCYDYFEENNTAYLVMKYYKGKNLKEYYADEEFSLDLFLKRIFFPLLDAVNSIHQLGFIHRDIKPSNIIISEDKPILIDFGSAINYKLNRKKKILLTPGFSPIEFYSTKAEQGKYSDVYSLTAILYYLLTGVIPIEASNRIIEDDLEEVKRLNNQILDSLNDFIIRNLNLNFERRDKSITSFKLKLKKEYYKSKLMDFLSIENNLVSRIFNK, from the coding sequence GTGACAAATAATTGTCAAGAATTAGATTATATTTATCTTCCTAAGGAAGTTATGTTAAAAGATAAGTATCTAATTAAAAAAAGTTTAGCTGACAGGAGTAATATGTCTATAGTTTATTTGGCTAATGACTTAGTAGATCAAAAAGAAGTTGTTATCAAAGAATTTTTTATTAGGAATCTAGCTTTAAGGGATTTAGATGGGAAAAGTATTGTTTGTAATAATCCTTTATTTAAAGATAAATTTAGAAAAGCTAAAGAAGCATTCTTGGATGAAGGTAGATTAATGAAGAGGTTAGAGAATGAATATATTGCTCAGTGTTATGATTATTTTGAAGAGAATAATACTGCCTATTTAGTAATGAAGTATTATAAAGGAAAAAATTTAAAAGAATATTATGCAGATGAAGAGTTTAGCCTTGATCTTTTTTTGAAAAGAATATTTTTTCCTTTATTAGATGCGGTTAATAGTATTCATCAATTAGGATTTATCCATAGAGATATAAAGCCTAGTAATATTATAATTTCTGAAGATAAACCTATACTAATTGATTTTGGATCTGCTATCAATTATAAGCTTAATAGAAAGAAGAAAATCTTATTAACTCCTGGCTTTTCACCGATAGAATTTTATTCAACTAAGGCAGAACAGGGAAAGTATTCAGATGTTTATAGTTTAACAGCAATCTTATATTATTTACTTACAGGAGTTATTCCCATAGAAGCCTCCAATAGAATTATTGAAGATGATTTAGAAGAGGTTAAGAGGCTTAATAATCAGATCTTAGATTCTTTAAATGATTTTATTATCCGCAACCTCAACCTTAATTTTGAAAGAAGAGATAAATCAATTACTTCCTTTAAGCTAAAGTTAAAGAAAGAATATTACAAATCTAAACTAATGGATTTTTTGAGTATAGAGAACAATTTAGTAAGTAGAATTTTTAATAAGTAG